From Sphingobium sp. RAC03, a single genomic window includes:
- a CDS encoding DoxX family protein: MRRDSRARQVARVLLALIYLVAGVAHFRSPGGFIAITPDWVPFPATVVWLTGIAEIAGALGLMLPPLRRAAGIGLALYALCVWPANIHHALGDIPLGGVHLSWWYHGPRLALQPLIIWWALWAGGVIDWPFARRR, from the coding sequence GTGCGGCGGGACAGCCGCGCCCGGCAGGTTGCGCGCGTCCTTCTGGCGCTGATCTATCTGGTCGCAGGCGTCGCGCATTTTCGGTCGCCGGGCGGGTTCATCGCCATCACGCCCGACTGGGTGCCCTTCCCCGCCACCGTCGTCTGGTTGACCGGGATAGCAGAGATTGCCGGGGCATTGGGCTTGATGCTGCCGCCGCTGCGCCGGGCGGCCGGTATCGGCTTGGCGCTCTATGCCTTGTGCGTATGGCCCGCCAATATCCACCATGCGCTGGGCGACATTCCGCTGGGCGGGGTGCATTTGAGCTGGTGGTATCATGGGCCGCGACTGGCGCTGCAACCACTGATCATCTGGTGGGCGCTATGGGCGGGCGGCGTGATCGACTGGCCGTTCGCGCGGCGACGCTGA
- a CDS encoding TIGR04063 family PEP-CTERM/XrtA system glycosyltransferase — protein MTRILHVLDHSLPLHSGYTFRTRAILRAQMAKGWAVRGITGHRHVAPQPQDGAAPLEEVVDGLHFHRTPGQPATGNPLIREWRDIAAHADAIESLVRDWRPDIIHAHSPVLNAIAAQRVAKRHGIPMIYEIRAFWEDAAVGNGTGTQGSPRYWLTRQLETHAVRAADAVAVICEGLRGDLIARGIDRDKIIVSPNGVDMEQFGDPVPRDPALTARLGLEGADVVGFIGSFYDYEGLDDLIAAMPRLVRARPKARLLMVGGGPREQALREQAMASPFADHIIFVGRVPHDQVEHYYAQVDILAYPRKAMRLTDLVTPLKPLEAMAQGRLVAASSVGGHRELIEDGVTGTLFAPDDPASIAAALAGLFADRAPWDERRAVARAFVERERNWSANILRYEPVYQHLLAQADGARAAA, from the coding sequence ATGACTCGCATCCTTCATGTGCTGGACCACAGCCTCCCGCTCCACAGCGGCTACACCTTTCGGACCCGTGCGATCCTGCGCGCGCAGATGGCAAAGGGCTGGGCGGTGCGTGGCATCACCGGCCATCGCCATGTCGCGCCACAGCCACAGGACGGCGCGGCACCGCTGGAAGAGGTGGTCGATGGCCTCCATTTCCACCGCACGCCGGGGCAGCCCGCGACCGGCAATCCGCTGATTCGCGAATGGCGCGACATAGCGGCGCATGCCGACGCGATCGAATCGCTGGTGCGCGATTGGCGGCCCGACATCATCCACGCTCATTCGCCCGTCCTCAACGCCATCGCGGCGCAGCGGGTCGCCAAGCGGCATGGCATCCCGATGATCTACGAAATCCGCGCCTTCTGGGAAGATGCGGCGGTCGGCAACGGCACCGGGACGCAGGGAAGCCCGCGCTATTGGCTCACCCGCCAGCTCGAAACCCATGCGGTGCGCGCCGCCGATGCGGTCGCGGTAATCTGCGAAGGGCTGCGCGGCGACCTGATCGCGCGCGGCATCGATCGGGACAAGATCATCGTGTCGCCCAATGGCGTCGACATGGAACAGTTTGGCGATCCGGTCCCGCGCGACCCTGCGCTGACGGCTAGGCTGGGACTGGAGGGGGCCGATGTCGTCGGCTTCATCGGCAGCTTCTACGATTATGAAGGGCTGGACGATTTGATTGCGGCGATGCCGCGACTCGTGCGTGCCCGGCCCAAAGCGAGGCTGTTGATGGTGGGCGGTGGCCCGCGCGAACAGGCGTTGCGCGAACAGGCGATGGCGTCGCCTTTTGCCGATCATATCATCTTCGTCGGCCGCGTGCCGCACGACCAGGTCGAACATTATTATGCGCAGGTCGATATTCTTGCTTACCCACGCAAGGCGATGCGGCTGACCGATCTGGTGACCCCGCTCAAGCCGCTGGAAGCCATGGCGCAGGGGCGACTCGTTGCTGCGTCGAGCGTCGGCGGCCATCGCGAGCTGATCGAGGATGGCGTTACCGGCACGCTCTTCGCGCCAGACGATCCGGCGAGCATCGCAGCGGCGCTTGCCGGGCTGTTCGCCGATCGCGCGCCCTGGGATGAACGCCGCGCCGTGGCACGCGCCTTTGTCGAGCGCGAGCGCAACTGGTCGGCCAATATCCTGCGCTACGAACCGGTCTACCAGCACTTGCTGGCCCAAGCCGACGGCGCGCGGGCGGCGGCCTGA
- a CDS encoding XdhC family protein: MNDNGAVIRKGLEWRGARLALATVVSTWGSAPRPRGSHMIVHEDGRFEGSISGGCVETDVLQRATEVIAGRAAHVETYGVADGDAWEVGLPCGGEIAVLVQPVGEDGFLPDLFDRIDTANARGRAVTLATDLATGATQEGSGEGLFLNRYDPPRRLLIVGAVQIAKSLVPLAQAIGVTPVLIDPRGRFLTAERFPGVELDDRWPDDAIAARFPGESTAVVTLSHDIKIDDPALAAALRAPTGYIAALGSRKSHAARLERLAAMGFGAEDLARIDGPAGLDIGAIGAAEIALSITAGMVAGFNRMRG, from the coding sequence GTGAACGACAATGGCGCGGTGATCCGCAAGGGCTTGGAATGGCGCGGCGCGCGGCTGGCGCTAGCGACGGTGGTATCGACCTGGGGATCAGCCCCGCGCCCGCGCGGCAGCCATATGATCGTCCATGAAGACGGCCGGTTCGAAGGCAGTATTTCCGGCGGCTGCGTCGAAACCGACGTGCTGCAACGCGCCACTGAAGTGATCGCAGGCCGCGCGGCGCATGTCGAAACCTATGGCGTGGCCGATGGCGATGCGTGGGAGGTCGGTCTGCCCTGCGGCGGCGAGATCGCGGTGCTGGTCCAGCCGGTGGGGGAGGATGGCTTTCTCCCCGACCTGTTCGACCGGATCGACACGGCGAACGCGCGCGGGCGCGCCGTCACGCTGGCGACCGACCTGGCGACCGGCGCGACGCAGGAAGGGAGCGGGGAGGGACTGTTCCTCAACCGCTATGATCCGCCCCGCCGCTTGCTGATCGTCGGCGCGGTGCAGATCGCCAAGTCGCTCGTGCCGCTGGCGCAGGCGATCGGCGTAACCCCGGTGCTGATCGACCCGCGCGGCCGCTTCCTCACCGCCGAACGCTTCCCCGGCGTCGAACTGGACGACCGCTGGCCCGACGACGCTATCGCCGCGCGCTTCCCCGGCGAATCGACCGCCGTGGTCACGCTCAGCCATGACATCAAGATCGACGACCCCGCGCTGGCCGCCGCGTTGCGCGCGCCGACCGGCTACATCGCCGCGCTTGGTTCGCGCAAAAGCCACGCGGCAAGGCTGGAGCGGCTGGCGGCCATGGGTTTTGGCGCGGAGGACTTGGCGCGGATCGACGGCCCGGCTGGTTTGGACATCGGCGCGATCGGCGCCGCGGAAATCGCGCTGTCGATCACGGCGGGCATGGTGGCGGGGTTCAACCGGATGCGGGGGTGA
- a CDS encoding penicillin-binding protein 1A has protein sequence MEEASPDTAPSSFAYRLRRDASGAGGLLRRLWQRRLVRWGAIALGGFLTACLLFWLIFARGLPDAATLLEYEPPLPTIVRDINGQPVHSYARERRVQLQYSDYPPLLIRAYLAAEDKTFFEHHGVDIPGFAGAVVDYASKLGSGQRARGGSTITQQVAKNLLIGDEYSPTRKVKEMILAYRMENVLSKQQILELYLNQIFLGRNAYGVQAASRAYFNKDVADLALHEMAYLSILPKGPANYRPESESGMARALDRRNWALGEMVKSGWITPAQRNAAAALPLGTVAMHSSSFDARAGGYYMEEVRRRLIGLFGEKAEDGPNSVYAGGLWVRSPYDPVVQDSTANALRNGLLRFDAGRGWSGPVAKIKIDNGWERELAASYIDVDYAEWRVAVIISRTSSEAQIGFADGSTGTLPASAAQMAYRKSGGPAFSAMQPGDLIVVARNGANWALRNIPEVSGGMVVEEVHSGRIRAMQGGFDARLSSYNRATQAMRQPGSTIKPFVYAAALDSGMTPASIIVDGPLCVYQGAGLGQKCFRNFSGGSAGPQTMRWGVEQSRNLMTVRAASQTGMEKVVRTIKGLGIGDYQPYLSFALGAGETTVEKMVNAYATLANQGRQFPSKVMDYVQDRRGKVIWPERWRPCDGCNMANWDGKPMPRFGMEGKQVMNPMTAYQVVHITEGVVQRGTATVLADLKRPLFGKTGTTNGPTNVWFVGGSPDLVAGVYIGYDQPRSLGGWAQGGRIAAPIWKAAMAPILETMPKTPFVAPAGIRMVPIDRRSGKRVYGAWPTSEPKAAVIWEAFKPESEPRRTIRKEEAEAQAKVAAAKAASGQRRQRTDSDFLQDQGGIY, from the coding sequence ATGGAAGAGGCCAGCCCCGATACCGCCCCGTCATCCTTTGCCTATCGCTTGCGTCGCGACGCCAGTGGCGCAGGCGGGCTGTTGCGTCGCCTGTGGCAACGGCGGCTGGTGCGCTGGGGCGCGATTGCGCTGGGCGGATTCCTCACCGCTTGCCTGCTGTTCTGGCTGATCTTCGCGCGCGGTCTGCCGGATGCCGCGACGCTGCTCGAATATGAGCCGCCGCTGCCGACGATCGTGCGCGATATCAATGGCCAGCCGGTCCACAGCTATGCCCGCGAGCGGCGCGTCCAGCTGCAATATAGCGATTATCCGCCGCTGCTGATCCGCGCCTATCTGGCGGCGGAGGACAAGACTTTCTTCGAACATCATGGCGTCGATATTCCCGGCTTTGCGGGCGCGGTGGTCGATTATGCGAGCAAGCTCGGCTCCGGCCAGCGCGCGCGCGGCGGTTCGACGATCACCCAGCAGGTCGCCAAGAATCTGCTGATCGGCGATGAATATTCGCCCACGCGCAAGGTGAAGGAGATGATCCTCGCCTACCGCATGGAAAATGTGCTGAGCAAGCAGCAGATCCTCGAACTCTATCTCAACCAGATATTCCTCGGCCGGAATGCCTATGGCGTGCAGGCGGCCTCGCGCGCCTATTTCAACAAGGACGTTGCTGACCTCGCTCTGCATGAAATGGCCTATCTGTCGATCCTGCCCAAGGGTCCGGCCAATTATCGCCCCGAAAGCGAAAGCGGCATGGCGCGCGCGCTCGACCGGCGTAACTGGGCGCTGGGCGAGATGGTGAAGAGCGGCTGGATCACGCCTGCACAACGCAATGCGGCGGCGGCGCTGCCGCTCGGCACGGTCGCCATGCACAGTTCCAGCTTCGATGCGCGCGCGGGCGGCTATTATATGGAGGAAGTGCGTCGTCGCCTGATCGGCCTGTTCGGCGAAAAGGCGGAGGACGGCCCCAACAGCGTCTATGCCGGTGGCCTGTGGGTGCGCAGCCCCTATGATCCGGTGGTGCAGGACAGCACCGCCAACGCCCTGCGCAACGGCCTGCTGCGTTTCGACGCCGGGCGTGGTTGGTCGGGTCCGGTCGCCAAGATCAAGATCGACAATGGCTGGGAACGCGAACTGGCGGCCAGCTATATCGACGTCGATTATGCCGAATGGCGCGTCGCCGTCATCATCAGCCGCACCTCTTCGGAAGCGCAGATCGGCTTTGCCGACGGCAGCACCGGGACTCTGCCCGCAAGCGCGGCGCAAATGGCCTATCGCAAGAGCGGTGGCCCGGCCTTTTCCGCGATGCAGCCCGGCGACCTGATCGTCGTGGCGCGCAATGGTGCCAATTGGGCCTTGCGCAACATTCCCGAAGTGTCGGGCGGCATGGTCGTGGAAGAAGTGCATTCGGGCCGCATTCGCGCGATGCAGGGCGGGTTCGATGCGCGCCTCTCCTCCTATAACCGAGCGACGCAGGCGATGCGCCAGCCTGGTTCCACCATCAAACCCTTCGTCTATGCCGCTGCGCTCGACAGCGGGATGACCCCTGCCTCGATCATCGTCGATGGCCCCTTATGCGTCTATCAGGGTGCAGGCCTGGGGCAAAAATGCTTCCGCAACTTCTCCGGCGGCAGCGCCGGGCCGCAGACGATGCGTTGGGGCGTGGAGCAATCGCGCAACCTGATGACCGTGCGCGCCGCCAGCCAGACCGGCATGGAAAAGGTCGTGCGGACCATCAAAGGGTTGGGCATCGGCGATTATCAGCCCTACCTCTCCTTCGCGCTGGGCGCGGGGGAAACGACGGTGGAGAAGATGGTCAACGCCTATGCGACGCTGGCCAATCAGGGGCGGCAATTCCCGTCCAAGGTGATGGATTATGTGCAGGACCGGCGCGGCAAGGTGATCTGGCCCGAACGGTGGCGGCCGTGCGACGGATGCAACATGGCGAACTGGGACGGCAAGCCGATGCCCCGCTTCGGCATGGAGGGCAAACAGGTCATGAACCCGATGACCGCCTATCAGGTCGTCCACATTACCGAGGGCGTGGTCCAGCGCGGCACTGCGACGGTGTTGGCGGATTTGAAGCGCCCGCTGTTCGGCAAGACCGGCACCACCAACGGCCCGACCAATGTGTGGTTCGTGGGCGGATCGCCCGACCTCGTCGCGGGGGTCTATATCGGCTATGATCAGCCGCGCAGCCTGGGCGGTTGGGCGCAGGGCGGCCGTATCGCCGCGCCGATCTGGAAAGCGGCGATGGCCCCGATCCTGGAAACCATGCCCAAGACGCCCTTCGTCGCCCCGGCGGGCATCCGCATGGTACCGATCGACCGGCGGTCGGGCAAGCGCGTCTATGGTGCCTGGCCGACCAGCGAGCCGAAAGCCGCCGTCATCTGGGAAGCGTTCAAGCCCGAATCCGAACCGCGCCGCACCATCCGCAAGGAAGAGGCCGAGGCGCAGGCCAAGGTCGCCGCCGCCAAGGCCGCGTCCGGCCAGCGCCGCCAGCGTACCGACAGCGACTTTTTGCAGGATCAGGGCGGGATCTACTAA
- a CDS encoding putative O-glycosylation ligase, exosortase A system-associated, with protein MRDLFFLAFLGVFFLMGFRRPFLLVAVYAYIDIVSPQRLSYFLLNSIPISFIAFGAMVGAWLVMDDKKDCRFSARQGLMLVLLAWCGYTTMTADFPVEALTKWNWVWKAIIAGVFLPLVLRTRLRIEAMTVFMILCASTIIINGGLKTALSGGGYGVLNLMVDNNSGLYEGSIISCVAISLIPLILWLAKHGTIFPPDWKVKGFCYCLCLACLLMPIGTEARTGLVCIVILAGLMLMRSPRRFVYGPLMLLAALVSIPFLPASFTQRMQTIENHQGDESASTRVAVWMWTLDYVKDHPGGGGFDNYLQNSFTYVARSVVTDSGGSRLETRIVTDKGRAYHSAYFELLGEQGYFGFAVWALIHLICFIRTESIRRFYRKRDGPQEAWISPFALALQQGHIIYMIGSLFVGIAYQPFIFMMLALQIGLDTYLTRKRKTAARQDLATALVARQGVPA; from the coding sequence ATGCGTGACCTGTTCTTCCTCGCCTTTCTGGGCGTCTTCTTCCTGATGGGGTTCAGGCGGCCGTTCCTGCTGGTCGCGGTCTATGCCTATATCGACATCGTCTCGCCCCAGCGCCTGTCCTATTTCCTGCTCAATTCGATCCCGATCTCCTTCATCGCCTTTGGCGCGATGGTGGGCGCCTGGCTGGTGATGGACGACAAGAAGGATTGCCGATTCTCGGCGCGGCAGGGGCTGATGCTCGTGCTGCTTGCCTGGTGCGGCTATACCACCATGACCGCCGATTTCCCGGTCGAGGCGCTGACCAAATGGAATTGGGTGTGGAAGGCGATCATCGCAGGCGTGTTCCTGCCGCTGGTGTTGCGCACACGCTTGCGAATCGAGGCGATGACCGTCTTCATGATCCTGTGCGCCAGCACGATCATCATCAATGGCGGCCTCAAGACCGCCTTGTCGGGCGGCGGCTATGGCGTGCTCAACCTGATGGTCGACAATAATAGCGGGCTATATGAAGGCTCCATCATCAGCTGCGTCGCCATCTCGCTGATCCCGCTGATCCTGTGGCTGGCCAAACATGGCACCATCTTTCCGCCCGACTGGAAGGTGAAGGGTTTTTGCTATTGCCTGTGCCTGGCCTGCCTGTTGATGCCGATCGGCACCGAGGCCCGTACTGGCCTCGTCTGCATCGTCATTCTGGCCGGGCTGATGCTGATGCGGTCGCCCCGGCGCTTCGTCTACGGGCCGCTGATGCTGCTGGCCGCATTGGTGTCGATCCCCTTCTTGCCCGCCAGCTTCACGCAGCGGATGCAGACGATCGAAAACCATCAGGGCGACGAAAGCGCCTCCACCCGTGTCGCGGTGTGGATGTGGACGCTCGACTATGTGAAGGATCATCCGGGCGGCGGCGGGTTCGACAATTATCTGCAGAACAGCTTTACCTATGTCGCGCGAAGCGTCGTGACCGACAGCGGCGGCAGTCGCCTGGAAACCCGGATCGTCACGGACAAGGGCCGTGCCTATCATAGCGCCTATTTCGAGCTGCTGGGTGAGCAGGGCTATTTCGGCTTTGCGGTCTGGGCGCTCATTCACCTCATCTGCTTCATCCGCACCGAATCGATCCGCCGCTTCTACCGCAAGCGCGATGGACCGCAGGAAGCGTGGATTTCGCCCTTCGCGCTGGCGCTGCAACAGGGGCATATCATCTATATGATCGGATCGCTGTTCGTGGGTATCGCCTATCAACCGTTCATCTTCATGATGTTGGCGCTGCAAATCGGCCTCGACACCTATCTGACCCGCAAGCGCAAGACGGCGGCACGGCAGGATCTGGCCACAGCGCTCGTCGCGCGGCAGGGCGTTCCGGCATGA
- a CDS encoding S24 family peptidase, with the protein MDESQDARIALERLIADRGENYADLSRLIGRNPAYIQQFIKRGTPRKLDEDDRRVLARYFGVPEQMLGGTAAAPLSATSGRMRSVPAVVAVPRLALGASAGGGTLDEDERAAGVMAFDAHWLRHLGVRPQRVSIIRVDGESMAPTLSDGDDIMVDHDDDALRLRDGVYVLRLDGVLMVKRIAMGPLRGRFSVVSDNVHYPDWADIDPALVDIVGRVVWTGRRLV; encoded by the coding sequence ATGGATGAATCGCAGGACGCTCGTATCGCGCTGGAACGGCTGATCGCCGACCGGGGGGAGAATTATGCCGATCTGTCCCGGCTGATCGGCCGCAACCCCGCCTATATCCAGCAGTTCATCAAGCGCGGGACGCCGCGCAAATTGGATGAGGATGATCGCCGCGTGCTGGCCCGCTATTTCGGCGTACCCGAACAGATGCTGGGCGGGACAGCGGCGGCGCCCCTGTCGGCAACGTCCGGCCGGATGCGCAGCGTGCCGGCCGTGGTCGCCGTACCCCGGCTGGCGCTGGGCGCGTCGGCGGGCGGCGGCACGCTGGACGAGGATGAGCGCGCGGCGGGCGTGATGGCGTTCGACGCGCACTGGCTGCGGCACTTGGGCGTGCGGCCGCAGCGCGTGTCGATCATCCGCGTCGATGGCGAATCGATGGCGCCGACGCTTAGCGACGGCGACGACATCATGGTCGATCATGATGATGATGCGCTGCGGCTGCGCGACGGCGTCTATGTGTTGCGGCTCGACGGCGTGCTGATGGTCAAGCGAATCGCCATGGGGCCACTGCGGGGCCGGTTCAGCGTGGTCAGCGACAATGTCCATTATCCCGACTGGGCCGATATCGACCCGGCGCTGGTGGACATCGTCGGCCGCGTCGTGTGGACTGGCAGGCGTCTGGTGTAG
- a CDS encoding carbon starvation CstA family protein produces the protein MTRHLPWIALAIVGAVALSVVAVSRGEAVNALWIVVAAVSSFLVAYRYYALFIARHVMRLDPSRPTPAVRRADGLDYVATERTVLFGHHFAAIAGAGPLVGPVLAAQMGYLPGTLWIIVGVVLAGAVQDFMVLFISMRRDGKSLGELIRMEMGQWAGTIALIGAFMIMVIILAVLALIVVKALAESPWGMFTVAATVPLAMFMGVYTRWIRPGRIGEVSLLGLVGLLAAIVYGQAIAASPVWGPIFTFTPVQLCWILIGYGAVASVLPVWLLLAPRDYLSTFLKIGAIAALAIGIVIMAPPLKMPALTQFVDGGGPVWAGGLFPFLFITIACGAVSGFHALISSGTTPKLIASEAHAPVIGYGAMLIEAFVAIMALVGASILDPGIYFTMNSPGAIIGTDAASASAAVTAMGFPISADLITQTAKDVGEHSIISRTGGAPTLAVAMAEIFSHVVGGPAMKAFWYHFAILFEALFILTAVDAGTRAGRFMLQDLIALAVPSFKESKSHVPGVVATALTVAAWGFFLYQGVTDPLGGVNTLWPVFGISNQMLAAIALMLATAVLFRMKRDRFAWVTMIPTAWLLVCTLSAGWLKLFSPDPKLGFLAHAAKFGAAADKGEVLSPAKSMAEMERIIFNDRIDAALVALFLAVVLSLLVFTIRTCLAARRSTEPTAQEIPAQLVPTA, from the coding sequence ATGACCCGGCATCTTCCCTGGATAGCGTTGGCGATTGTCGGCGCGGTGGCGCTAAGCGTCGTGGCGGTATCGCGTGGCGAGGCAGTCAATGCGCTGTGGATCGTGGTCGCGGCGGTCAGCAGCTTCCTGGTCGCCTATCGCTATTATGCGCTATTCATCGCGCGCCATGTGATGCGGCTCGATCCGTCGCGGCCGACGCCTGCCGTCCGCCGCGCCGACGGGCTGGACTATGTCGCGACCGAGCGGACCGTCTTGTTTGGCCATCATTTCGCGGCGATCGCGGGCGCGGGGCCGCTGGTCGGACCAGTGCTGGCGGCGCAGATGGGCTATCTGCCCGGTACGCTGTGGATTATCGTGGGCGTCGTGCTGGCGGGCGCGGTGCAGGATTTCATGGTGTTGTTCATCTCCATGCGCCGCGACGGCAAGTCGCTGGGCGAACTCATTCGCATGGAAATGGGCCAATGGGCCGGGACGATCGCCCTGATCGGCGCCTTCATGATCATGGTCATCATCCTCGCGGTGCTGGCGCTGATCGTCGTTAAGGCGCTGGCCGAAAGTCCGTGGGGCATGTTCACCGTGGCGGCGACCGTGCCGCTGGCGATGTTCATGGGCGTCTATACCCGCTGGATTCGGCCGGGGCGGATCGGCGAAGTGTCGCTGCTGGGCCTCGTCGGGCTGCTCGCTGCGATCGTTTATGGGCAGGCGATTGCCGCCTCGCCGGTCTGGGGACCGATCTTCACCTTTACGCCGGTGCAATTGTGCTGGATTTTGATCGGCTATGGCGCCGTGGCGTCGGTGCTGCCGGTATGGCTGTTGCTTGCGCCGCGCGACTATCTCTCGACCTTCCTCAAGATCGGGGCGATCGCGGCGCTGGCCATCGGCATCGTCATCATGGCCCCGCCGCTCAAAATGCCCGCGCTGACCCAGTTCGTCGATGGCGGCGGGCCGGTGTGGGCGGGCGGCCTCTTCCCCTTCCTGTTCATCACCATCGCCTGCGGCGCGGTGTCGGGTTTCCATGCGCTGATTTCCAGCGGCACCACGCCTAAGCTGATCGCGAGCGAAGCCCACGCCCCGGTGATCGGCTATGGCGCGATGCTGATAGAGGCGTTCGTGGCGATCATGGCGCTGGTCGGTGCGTCGATTCTGGACCCCGGCATCTATTTCACGATGAATAGCCCCGGCGCGATCATCGGCACCGATGCCGCGAGTGCGTCGGCTGCCGTCACCGCCATGGGCTTCCCGATCTCGGCCGACCTCATCACCCAGACGGCCAAGGATGTCGGCGAACATAGCATCATTTCACGCACCGGCGGCGCGCCGACGCTGGCGGTGGCGATGGCGGAAATCTTCAGCCATGTCGTCGGCGGCCCGGCGATGAAGGCCTTCTGGTATCATTTCGCCATCCTGTTCGAAGCCCTGTTCATCCTGACCGCGGTGGATGCGGGCACGCGCGCCGGGCGCTTCATGCTGCAGGATCTGATCGCGCTGGCCGTGCCGTCCTTCAAGGAGAGCAAGAGCCATGTGCCGGGCGTCGTCGCAACCGCGCTGACGGTCGCGGCCTGGGGCTTCTTCCTCTATCAAGGCGTCACCGATCCGCTGGGTGGGGTGAATACGCTGTGGCCAGTCTTCGGCATCTCGAACCAGATGCTCGCCGCGATCGCGCTGATGCTGGCGACGGCGGTGCTGTTCCGCATGAAGCGTGACCGCTTCGCCTGGGTGACGATGATCCCGACCGCCTGGCTGCTGGTCTGCACTTTGTCGGCGGGGTGGCTCAAACTCTTCTCGCCTGATCCCAAGCTCGGCTTCCTCGCTCATGCGGCCAAGTTCGGCGCGGCGGCGGACAAAGGCGAAGTGCTTAGCCCCGCCAAGTCGATGGCGGAGATGGAGCGCATCATCTTCAACGACCGGATCGACGCGGCGCTGGTCGCGCTGTTCCTGGCCGTGGTCTTGTCGCTTCTGGTCTTCACGATCCGCACCTGCCTCGCCGCGCGTCGCAGTACAGAGCCGACCGCGCAGGAAATCCCCGCGCAACTGGTGCCGACCGCATGA
- a CDS encoding type 1 glutamine amidotransferase domain-containing protein — MSAIENSHILIIATDGFEQSELFDPRDMLMKAGAKVTLASPESDPIQGMKHDEKGDTITPDIILDAVSMDDYDGLILPGGVANPDTLRVNEKAIALIRAFADAGKPVAAICHGPWLLIEAGVVNGRTVTSWPSVRTDLTNAGGKVVDRAVAIDGNIITSRNPDDIPAFVEAFTKAVTEGASVAA; from the coding sequence ATGTCCGCCATCGAAAACAGCCATATTCTCATCATCGCCACGGATGGGTTCGAACAATCCGAACTGTTCGATCCACGCGACATGCTGATGAAAGCCGGGGCCAAGGTGACGCTGGCCTCGCCCGAAAGCGACCCGATCCAGGGCATGAAGCATGATGAAAAGGGCGATACCATCACCCCCGACATCATACTCGATGCCGTTTCGATGGACGATTATGACGGGCTGATCCTGCCCGGTGGCGTCGCCAATCCCGATACGCTGCGCGTGAATGAAAAGGCGATCGCGCTCATCCGTGCTTTTGCCGACGCCGGCAAGCCCGTCGCCGCCATCTGCCATGGTCCCTGGCTGCTGATCGAGGCGGGCGTAGTGAACGGCCGCACCGTCACGTCCTGGCCTTCGGTGCGTACCGACCTCACCAACGCCGGTGGAAAGGTTGTCGATCGGGCGGTTGCGATCGACGGTAATATCATCACCAGCCGTAACCCCGACGACATCCCTGCCTTTGTCGAAGCCTTTACGAAGGCCGTGACCGAAGGGGCCAGCGTAGCCGCCTGA
- a CDS encoding YbdD/YjiX family protein, producing MSGLLDTLRQTARLMVGMPDYDAYLRHCEAHHPGQPVMDRITFFRDRQEARYGGKNGGRCC from the coding sequence ATGAGCGGGCTGCTCGACACGTTGCGCCAGACCGCGCGGTTGATGGTCGGGATGCCCGACTATGACGCCTATCTGCGGCATTGCGAGGCCCATCATCCGGGGCAGCCAGTGATGGACCGCATCACCTTTTTCCGCGACCGGCAGGAGGCGCGCTATGGCGGGAAGAATGGGGGGCGGTGTTGTTAG